The DNA window AAAACCTCTAAACGAGCAACGGCCTCTCCGAATCTGTCGACGACAAGGTAATTCCCAGGTTAGGTGGGATCACCGGCAGCATGCAACCGAATTACGACGTCGGGCCCTTCTTGCGCAGGTCGTCGACCTTCGTCATTGCCTCACGCAGCTCGCCCAGCCAGTCCTGAGTGTGCTCCCCGACCAGTTTGACCGCCCACGACAATGCATCTGCACGTGATCGCGCGACCCCTGCGTCGACGAGTGTGTCGAGCACCTTCCGTTCCGGTTGGCGCAGTCTCGTCATGACCGGGACAGCGAGGTGCGTGAAGAGCACGGCCTCCCCGTCGACGGTCACTCCCCATGCGACCTTGCGGCCGTAGCGCGCCTCGGCCTCGTCGGCGATCTGCATTCTGTCCTGACGTGTGGTCTCGCGGAATCGAGCGATCCGGCCCTCGGTTGCCGCGGATCCCTCGTCGTCGCCGATGGGGAGTTCACCGATCACAACGATTTCCTCGCGGTCCACCTCGACAGTGGCTGCACCGGCGAACCAGTTCTCGGGAAGTCTGCCGCCGAACCACTCGGGCGCATCCGACGCGTCGGGTACATCGGCCTGCTGCCATCCGCCTGGTCTTCCGAACTTTCTCATGACTACTCCTTTTCAGTTCCTGATTACGTGATTACACCGTTGTTCATCACTTCGCCACGATTCAGGCATGATCGGACGGGTGCGCACATCGAAGAAGACGGTTTCCTCCCTCGTCGCCGTCGGGGCGTTGGTCCTGGCAGGCTGCGGAGACGACGGCCCGCCCGAACCGCAGACCACCGCCGAGCAGTTCGTCGACGCGATCAACAGCGGCTCGGCTGATGCGGCGGCCGCGCTGACGACCGATCCGGCCGCTGCGTCGGCAGCGCTGGCCGGGCTGTACGACGGGTTGAGCGCAAGCGGGACTGTCACCGCGACTCCCGACTTCGCCGTCGAATCGGCTTCGGACGAGGGCGGATCGGTGACGCTGGATGCCACATGGCGTTTCTCGACTACGACGGACGGGACGGAGGAGCCCGACGGCGAGCCGAAGCAGTGGCAGTACGACACCACAGCCACCGCGACCGAAACCGACCAAGGTTGGCGGATCAACTGGGACCCGGCGGTGCTCGCGCCTGGTCTCGCTGCCGACTCGACTGTCCGCTACATCTCGACCGATGCGCTCGTGACGCCCAAAGTGTTCGACCGAACCGGCGCCGAGCTGATGTCGCAGCAGGTCGTCACACTGGTCAACGTCGATTCGACGGCTGATCCCGCTGTAGTGGCGTCGTACCTCACGCCGATCGTCCCGACGATCACTGCCCAATCCATTGCCGCGGATCAGGCTCAGTCGCAGGGCAATTCCGTCACGCTCGTCTCGCTTCGGCAGTCGGACCTCGACCCGATCGCCGCGGAACTGACGGCAGTGCCCGGAGTCACACTCGCCCCACAAACTCGTCTGCTGACGACCGACCGCGCCCTCGCCTCGCCCGCGCTCACCGGGGTCGCCGATCTCTGGCAAACTCAGCTCGACGACAACAAGGGCTGGTCGATTCAGTCTCTGAAAGCGGACGGATCCGTCGAGCAGCTGGCAGGGGTCGATGCGAGCCCGGCACCCGACATCGCGACCACACTCGACAGCGGATTACAGATCAAAGCCGAGAACGCACTGGCTTCGCTTCCGCAGCAGTCTGCGATCGTCGCTCTGCAGCCGTCCACCGGCAACGTACTGGCTGTCGCCCAGAACTCAGCGGCAGACGCCGAGGGCCCCATCGCCCTCACCGGTCTGTACCCACCGGGATCGACATTCAAGACCGTGACGACGTCCGCTGCGCTCGACGCCGGCATCGCTACACCGGACACGATCCTGCCGTGCCCGGGCACCGAGAACATCGAGGGGCGTCAGATCCCGAACGACGACAACTTCGATCTCGGTGATGTTCCGCTGCACACCGCCTTTGCGCGCTCGTGCAACACGACGATGGGGCGGCTCGGCGTCGGACTGCCGGCGGACGCGCTCCAGCTGACCGCACAGCAGTACGGGCTCGGCGTCGACTACGTGACACCGGGTCTGACGACGGTCACCGGTAGCGTGCCCGTCGCCGACACTCCCGCAGCTCGTGTCGAAGCAGCGATCGGGCAGGGGCAGGTGACGGCGTCCCCGTTCGGGATGGCGTTGGTGGCGTCGTCGATTGCCGGTGGTTCACTGAAGGCTCCGACCCTTGTGAGCGGGCAGCCCGGTGTCGCCGACGTGACGCCTGCGCCCGTCGATGCGGTGGTCGCCGAGCAGGTCAAGACCATGATGCGCGAGACCGTCACGGGTGGGACCGCTACGCAGCTTCAGGACATCCCGGGGCTGCTCGGCAAAACCGGTACCGCCGAATTCGGTCCGAACAACGAGGGGGCGCACGGCTGGTTCGTCGGCATCCAAGGCGATCTGGCGTTCGCGGTCTTCGTCGCGGGTGGTGAGAGCTCTGCGCCGGCCCTCGAAGCCGCGGGCCGGTTCTTGCGGTAGTCCCACCTGGTTGCGCAGTTTGCAGCCGGGGCGCAGGTTGCAACGTGGGCGTGTGCTGGAAGGTGCGCGTTCGGCGGTGGTGGTGACCGAATGAGTCGTTCGGTGCGGGTTCGGGTGCGGTGACCTGGTTGCGCAGGTTGCAGCCGGGGCGCAGGTTGCAACGTGGGCGTGTGCTGGAAGGTGCGCGTTCGGCGGCGGTGGTGACCG is part of the Rhodococcus sovatensis genome and encodes:
- a CDS encoding penicillin-binding transpeptidase domain-containing protein, with translation MIGRVRTSKKTVSSLVAVGALVLAGCGDDGPPEPQTTAEQFVDAINSGSADAAAALTTDPAAASAALAGLYDGLSASGTVTATPDFAVESASDEGGSVTLDATWRFSTTTDGTEEPDGEPKQWQYDTTATATETDQGWRINWDPAVLAPGLAADSTVRYISTDALVTPKVFDRTGAELMSQQVVTLVNVDSTADPAVVASYLTPIVPTITAQSIAADQAQSQGNSVTLVSLRQSDLDPIAAELTAVPGVTLAPQTRLLTTDRALASPALTGVADLWQTQLDDNKGWSIQSLKADGSVEQLAGVDASPAPDIATTLDSGLQIKAENALASLPQQSAIVALQPSTGNVLAVAQNSAADAEGPIALTGLYPPGSTFKTVTTSAALDAGIATPDTILPCPGTENIEGRQIPNDDNFDLGDVPLHTAFARSCNTTMGRLGVGLPADALQLTAQQYGLGVDYVTPGLTTVTGSVPVADTPAARVEAAIGQGQVTASPFGMALVASSIAGGSLKAPTLVSGQPGVADVTPAPVDAVVAEQVKTMMRETVTGGTATQLQDIPGLLGKTGTAEFGPNNEGAHGWFVGIQGDLAFAVFVAGGESSAPALEAAGRFLR